GAACTAGAAATTTTGAAGcaagattttgaaagaagaaatgcaGAGTTGGAAAAACagatagagcaaatggaggaagaaaaaacAAACTTAAGGTTGGATGTAGATGTCCAGAAGCTCGAGATGGAGCGATTAAGAAAAGGAAAAGCTAGGGCTGAAGAAGATCTGGACAGTCtgaaaacagattacaagaagttgcgatCATCAATGAGAACCGCCGGGTTGGGAAAGACTTCTGAACAATGGCGCAAGGAAGTTCAAGAAGAAAAGAACAAAGCTGATAGATGGGAAACAGGTTTCAAGAAGTTCAAACCCAGAACGAGACTTTAAAGAAGAGTCTGTCAGAGAatcagaaagaaaaaggggaactAGAAAATAGAGTGTCCGAGTTAGAAGAATCTCTCCATCGGCATCGAAATCGAAATTCTGTGATGGAATTAAAAGCAAGCCTAAGTAGAATTGAAGAGATGAAACGAAGAATTGAAGAGTTAGAAGCAGCATTGCGAAGTTGCGAGATGCGGATTGAGCACATGAGATCTAATGAAGATCGTCAAACCGAGCAGTTGCACTACTTTCAGAACCAAGTAAGAGATAGAGATCAAATCATGGGAGAAGCCGTGCTTCAAATCCGAGAGGTGGCTGATCACTTGCAGACGTTAGCAGTACAAGCTGATGTGTTAAGCGTGAAGTACGAATTAGAGTCGAGTCGAGGACAGGAGCTAGCCTCGTTGCTTAGGAGGATTagaattttgagttttagggctaagtcgtatatgtaatccaCCTTATGTAAAAaagtttattttctagtaaagttttcatAATGAAATTGAACTAGAATTAAcgccttttgcattcatttcatgcattgcattatatgcattaatgaccattaaaagaccctaactaaataaaattatttcagttaacctggaaaaccgtCACTCTTACGGAACTCGAGCGAAGTCAAGAACATGGATCAAAGACTAGAAAAACTTGAGCAGCTCCAAAGAGATATGCAAGATCAGATAGAAGAGCGGTTGGAAAAGATTCAGCGAGAGATGCGAGAATCCCAAGACGACATGATGGCAAAGTTAACGCAACTGTTGAAAGGAGGAAAAGACAAGGGAAAGGACCCTATTGTTAATGTTGAAGAAGGAAATAGTGATGAACCCCTTTACCCTCCAGGCTTTACCCCTCTGCACGCGCATACTCAAGCTGAAATGTATCCACAAAGACCCTCTGTTACAATTAGACCCCAACAATTCCAAACGAGTCCTCCAATCGGAATAAGTAACAATTCCGGAGAGAATCCCACCAATCTCATAGTCCCTGACCTCGATGACGTGGCAGAAGTGGAAAAGACGAAAGTGGATCTGTCAAAGCAATTGGAAGACCGATgtaaatggctggaggaaaagTTTAAGGCCATGGAAAGTGCTGATTACCACCGAGGAATGGAcgctaaagatctgagcttggtgCCTGATTTAATCCTCCCTCCTAAGTTTaaaatgccggagtttgaaaaaTATGACGGGACAAGTTGTCCCGATgctcatatcactatgttttgCCGAAGAATGACCGGGTACATCAACAACGAGCAGCTGTTGGTTCACTGTTTTCAGGATAGTTTGATCGGGTCAGCGGCtagatggtacaatcaattgagtcgaGCTGAAATCCACTCTTGGAAAGATTTGGCGCAGGCCTTTATAAAACAGTACAGACATGTGATGGACATAGCACCCGATCGAATTGTAttgcaaaatatggaaaagaaaactaatgAGAGCTTTCGCCAGTATGCTCGAAGATGGAGGGAGGTAGCAGCACAAGTTCAACCACCACTTTTAGAAAAAGAGATAACCATGCTTTTTATCAATACTTTGAAAGCTCCATTTCTCAATCACATGCTGGGTAGTGCCACCAAAAGCTTTTCAGACATAGtgatgtctggagaaatgatagaaaatgccataagGAGTGGCAAGATAGAAGCAGGAGAAAGTGCTAAAAGGTCAGCACCGAGAAAGAAGGAGCATGAGATAAACAACACAAGCATGTTTAACAAGGACCATTCTAGATCAATCACGGTGGGACAAGCCAGAGCAACAACCACTAATCAGCAAGGTTCTTCGAGACGGGAGTCCAATTCAAGGCCAAATATAGAAAGACCTCAATTCACACCCATCCCGGTGACGTATAAAGAATTGTATCAGaatttatttgatgcacatgtggtatctccattttacctaaaacccatgcaacctccgtaccccaaatggtatgacacaaactCCCAATGCGAGTACCACGCGGGGATTAAGGGGCACTCGATTGAGAACTGCACTGCATTCAAGAAGTTAGTGGAGAAACTTATCAATATGGGGATCGTAAAGATTGGCGACTCATCGGGGCCAAATGTAGCAGAAAATCCGTTGCCCAATCATGACGATAATAGGGTAAACGCGATAAGTGAGAATGAAGGAAGAAGAGTCAAAGCCAACGTGGCAGAGATAAAAACCCCTCTTGGATGGGTTTGGAAACAAATGGTAAAAAGAGGTCTTATCAAGCAAGATTCGATAGAAAGGCCTGAACAAGCAAAGAGATTTTGTGAGTTCCACGCAGAAGAAGATCATGACATCCAGGAATGCACCGAGTTCAGAATCGTGGTGCAAAACTTTATGGAtagcaaagaaatggagttttatgaagaaatcaaAGGGTTAAAAGAGGAAGAAGTTTGTGCTACAGGAGAAGGATCTGCAAGGAGAACCCAAGAGCTTCGTCATCCAGTGGTTATCATTTCAAAGCCAATGAACAAAGAATCTGGAATACAAATAGGGCCAAAAGttataatccaaaaacctgtatcctttccttacaaggataacaaaaaggttccttggagtTACGATTGCAATGTGACGATTCCAGGAAAAGAGAGCTCGGTAAATGCTTcagaaaagaaggaaggattctATACACGAAGTGGAAAGCGCTATGATCCGGCAGACGCGATAGTGGAATCTGGAAAAGAAAAAGCTTTAGCAGTTGAGCTAGGAAAAACAAAAACAGACGAAATTGAATCGAGTGTCAATCAGCCGGTAACTGAAAATCAAGCCaaagaatttctaaaattcttgaAACATAGCGAGTACAGCGTGGTAGAACAATTACATAAGCAACCGGCTCGTATCTCCGTActtgagttgcttataagttcagagatacatcgtaatgcgttgattaaggtgctaaatgaaacttatgtcacTAAAGATATCTCGGTGAATAAGTTGGACCGCTTGGTTAATAATATCAATGCcgataatttcatcttttttaatgatgatgaaataccgccagGGGGAAGAGGATCTACCAAAGCATTACACATCACTGCTCGTTGCGGGGAGTATATGTTAGCTGGAGTGCTAATTGACAATGGATCAGCCTTGAATGTTTTACCCCTATCTACCTTAAGTAGGTTACCGGTGGATAACTCTCACATGagatcatgccaaaatatagtgagagcatttgatggtaccGAAAGAAAGGTGATAGGAAGAATAGAAGTACCTCTTTTAATTGGCCCAAATACATACGATGTGGACTTcctagtgatggatatcaagccgtCATATAATTGCTTATTAGGAAGACCCTGGATTCATTCGGCAGGGGCGGTGCCTTCATCATTGCACCAGAAGTTAAAATTGGTAATAGAAGGCCGGTTAATTACAATTGACGCCGAGGAAGATATCATTGCATTGGTAACCAATGATACACCATATTTGGGAATAGACGACGAGGCAGTTGAATGTTcttttcgatctttggagttCGTAAATGCAACCTTTGTCATAGGGGGAAAGAAGATTCCGACGCCCAGCATGTCTAAAGCCACAAGGATGGGATTACAAGCGACAGTTGGGAAAGGAGCTGTGCCTGGAAGAGGACTTGGAAGATGCCTTCAGGGAAGGATGGGGGCACCAGTAGTGAAATACAAACAAGATCGttttggtttaggatttaaaccaaataccaaacagagaaggaaagagttagaaaagagacAAGATAGAAGGAAGCGCGTTTGAACGGAAAAGAAGTCGACTGGGAACCTATGGCTTTCCCCCACATATCCAGGACATTCATGTCGGGAGGAACTATGTATTCTGAACTGAGGGCTCCAAGAAAGAAGACCGCAGAGGAAATGTTAAGAAACTTAAGCATCAATGCCATATGTGAAGAAGAATTTGAAGGAGGAAGTACGTCAGGCATCTATCCCGTTGAACCTGGGAGtgttttaaacaattggactgcggaagaaatgcctgaagtttttagagcttttccagagtaatattcaaaacattaaTTGTTCTAAGCCTagagaaaatgaaaacttttgtgaACTGAAATAGGCTTATATGTGGACATTGTGATTTCAATGAAATATATCTTCG
The sequence above is drawn from the Gossypium hirsutum isolate 1008001.06 chromosome A05, Gossypium_hirsutum_v2.1, whole genome shotgun sequence genome and encodes:
- the LOC107894412 gene encoding uncharacterized protein gives rise to the protein MDQRLEKLEQLQRDMQDQIEERLEKIQREMRESQDDMMAKLTQLLKGGKDKGKDPIVNVEEGNSDEPLYPPGFTPLHAHTQAEMYPQRPSVTIRPQQFQTSPPIGISNNSGENPTNLIVPDLDDVAEVEKTKVDLSKQLEDRCKWLEEKFKAMESADYHRGMDAKDLSLVPDLILPPKFKMPEFEKYDGTSCPDAHITMFCRRMTGYINNEQLLVHCFQDSLIGSAARWYNQLSRAEIHSWKDLAQAFIKQYRHVMDIAPDRIVLQNMEKKTNESFRQYARRWREVAAQVQPPLLEKEITMLFINTLKAPFLNHMLGSATKSFSDIVMSGEMIENAIRSGKIEAGESAKRSAPRKKEHEINNTSMFNKDHSRSITVGQARATTTNQQGSSRRESNSRPNIERPQFTPIPVTYKELYQNLFDAHVIGDSSGPNVAENPLPNHDDNRVNAISENEGRRVKANVAEIKTPLGWVWKQMVKRGLIKQDSIERPEQAKRFCEFHAEEDHDIQECTEFRIVVQNFMDSKEMEFYEEIKGLKEEEVCATGEGSARRTQELRHPVDNKKVPWSYDCNVTIPGKESSVNASEKKEGFYTRSGKRYDPADAIVESGKEKALAVELGKTKTDEIESSVNQPVLNETYVTKDISVNKLDRLVNNINADNFIFFNDDEIPPGGRGSTKALHITARCGEYMLAGVLIDNGSALNVLPLSTLSRLPVDNSHMRSCQNIVRAFDGTERKVIGRIEVPLLIGPNTYDVDFLVMDIKPSYNCLLGRPWIHSAGAVPSSLHQKLKLVIEGRLITIDAEEDIIALVTNDTPYLGIDDEAVECSFRSLEFVNATFVIGGKKIPTPSMSKATRMGLQATVGKGAVPGRGLGRCLQGRMGAPVPRYQ